The Paraburkholderia sp. PREW-6R genomic interval ATGTCGCTCGTGGCGTCCACGCGGGGTCTCGCGTTGATGCCGGAGTACGCGAACAATCTGCTGCCGTGGTCGGTGGTGAGCCGGCCGCTCGATGGCGACGCGCCGACTGTCGATCTGGTGATGGGCTATAGCCGCTCGAACACGTCGCCAGTGCTCAAGCTGTTCTTGTCCCGCGCCGAGGAACTGACGGCATCGCGCTGATCCGGGCGAACGCGGCCGCATGAGACGGGCGCGTTCGCGCCAGCACAGAGGTGAACACCCTGAACGCGCCGGTGCGGCGCACGGATCAGTTGCCGAACAACGAGATTTGCGTGCCGCGCATCGATTCAGCGCGCTCGGCTTTCGCGCTGCGGCCGGATGTCGGCGCGACCTTCGCTTGTGCGTTTGCTTTTTCCAACGGTTGCGCCGCAAGGCCGGGGCTTTCCGCTGCCGTCTGCAGCGAAGCTTGCCCCGCTTCGAGCGACAACAGCAGCATCTTGTTGGCGAGGCCGCCGGCAAACCCCGTCAGCTCCCCAGATGCGCCAATCACGCGATGGCATGGCGCAACGATCGAGATGGGATTTCTGCCGTTCGCCGCGCCGACCGCGCGCACTGCATTCAGGTTGCCGATCTGCCGTGCGATCTCCGAATAGCTGCGTGTCTGGCCGAATGGGATCGTGAGCAGCGCGGCCCACACCTTCTTCTGAAAAGCCGTACCTTCGAAGTCGAGTGCGAGGTCAAATGTTTGACGCTCGCCAGCAAAATACTCGTGGAGTTGCCGCGCGGTGTCGAGCAGCACCGGGCGCTCATTCGCCTCGACCATGGTGCCGAGCCGCACGCGGTTCGGTTTGTCGTTCTCCCAGAGAACCGCCGCGAGCCGGTCACCTCTGGCAACGAGCTTCAACTGGCCGACCGGCGAATCCATCAGTGTGTATGCGTATGTCACGGTGATCATGTGTGGCTGGCTGGTGGCGAATCATCACTGTAGCCCATTTGCATTTTTCATTCGACGATCGGTCGGCGCAGGGCGGATGGCGGCGTGTCCCACCCATCGCGATCCGTCTTCGACGCGCGCGCGTTCACGAACCAGCGAGCGCGCAAAATTGGACGGGGATCGGCAATCGCGCCTTGTCTCAGTAAAATCGGATTCTCGGTACGACACGCACCGGCAACCGGACATCTCCTTCACGACTGTGACAACGACACTGGAACAACTGCGGGCCGGCCAGCTGACGGGCGCGCGCGAGCTCAAACTGGCGTGCGGCCTCACTGAATTTCCACGCGAGATTTTCGAGCTGGCCGATACGCTGGAAGTGCTCGACCTGTCGGGCAACGCGCTTCGCGCACTGCCCGACGACCTGCCGCGTCTTGGCAAGCTGCGTATTCTCTTCGCCTCGGGCAACCCGTTCACCGAACTGCCGGCCGTGTTGGGTCAATGTGCGCAGCTCGGCATGATCGGCTTCAAATCCAACCGCATTCGCCACGTGCCCGGCGGCGCGCTGCCGCCGCAATTGCGTTGGCTCATTCTCACTGACAACGAAATCGAAGTCCTGCCGCAGGAAATCGGCCGCTGTGCCCAGTTGCAGAAGCTGATGCTCTCCGGTAACCGGCTGCGCTCGCTGCCTGCGCAGATGGCCGCCTGCACGCGGCTCGAACTGCTGCGTATCGCGGCGAACCGGCTCGACGCTTTGCCGGACTGGCTGCTGCGTCTGCCACGGCTTGCGTGGCTGGCGTACGCTGGTAATCCGTTTGGCCGGACGCTGGAAAGCGCCGCGCTTGCCGATACGCAGAGCGCCTCGATCGAGTGGCGTGCGCTCGCGATCGAACAGAAACTGGGCGAGGGCGCATCGGGTGTCATCTACCGTGCGCGGCTCGCGGACGGCGGCTCTGACAAGTCGCGCCCGGTCGCCGTCAAGCTCTTCAAGGGCGCGGTGACGAGCGACGGCTTGCCCGACTGCGAGATGGCCGCGTGCATTCGTGCCGGCGATCATCCGAATCTGATTCCAGTGGCCGGGAAGGTGGCAAATCATCCGGCGGCCACGCATGGCCTCGTGATGGAACTGATCGACCCGCACTTTCGCAATCTTGCCGGACCACCGAGCTTTGCATCCTGCACGCGCGACATCTATGCGCCCGGCACGCGCTTGAGCGTCGCCGCCGTGCTCGATATGGCGCACGGTATCGCCGATGCCGCGCGTCATCTGCACCGCCAGGGAATCGTGCATGGCGATCTGTATGCGCACAATATCCTTTACGACGATCGTGGCCATGCATTGCTTGGCGACTTCGGCGCGGCGTCATTCCATGCCGTGCGCGATCAGGAGACGAGTCACGCGCTGCAGCGTATCGAGGTGAGAGCGTATGGTTGTCTGCTGGAGGAACTGATCGAACGATGTGACGCGCCTGACGCTCAGGCGGATGTCATGACCGAACTGGCGGCGTTGAAAGATCGCTGTCTGAGCGAAGATGTAGCCAGCCGTCCGTTGCCGGACGAGATCGTCAGCGCATTGCTGGCGTTGAAGGTCCATTGAACCGGCAGGACTGCGCGATGGCCCCGGGCCACGAGGAGAAACACTGATGACGCACAACATGCGCCGCCGCGTGCTGCTGGCCGGTACGCTGGCCGCTGCGGGACTCATGGGCTCGGCCAATGCCGGCGCGCGCCCGGGCGGCAAGCTGAACATCGCGCTGATCCTGAAGTCGCTTGGCGACCCGTTCACCGCGGCAATGCAGGGCGCCGCGCAGAACTATCACGAGCATTATGCATCGCAGTTCGATCTGACGGTGCGAGGAACGGCCACCGAAAAGCAGACCGACGCGCAGATCCATATGGTGGAAGACATGATTCGCGCAAGGATGGACGCAATCGTTGTTGCCGCAACGGACTCGAAAGCGCTCACGCCAGTGGTTGCGCGCGCGGTGAAGGCAGGCATCATCGTGATTGCGATCGACAATCCGCTCGACGACGCGTCGCAGGCAGCCGCAGGGGTCTCGGTCCCGTTCGTCGGACCGAACAATCACAACGGCGCGCTGCAGGTCGGCAATTATCTCGCGACGAAGCTCAAAGCGGGCGACATGGTGGGCATTGTCGAAGGCAATTCAGCCGACCGCAATGCGCAGCAGCGCACGGCCGGCTGCAAGGACGCGATGAATGCGGCGGGTCTGAGGATCGCAGCAGTCGAGGCCGCAGACTGGGACTATGCGAAAGGCCGCGACGTGGCCGGAAAAATGTTGAGCGACACGCCGCGAATCCGCGGCTTGCTGTGCGGCAACGACAACATGGCTATGGGCGCGGTCGACGCCGTGCGCGATGCGGGCAGAACCGGCGACGTCTACATTACCGGCTATAACGACATTGAAGCCATCAAGCCATTGATTGCCGATGGCCGCGTGCTCGCAACAATGAACCAGTTTGCCGAGCGGCAAGCGGTGTTTGGGCTGGACGTTGCGCTGAAGGCCGTAACCGAACAGCGCAAGCAGAGCGACTTGTCGAGAAGGATAGAAACGCCGCTGCAACTCGTGACGGCGCCGAATCATTGAGCGTGGTGCGAGTCAGGCCGTGCGCCTGCGCCCGGGGTCACCCGGGCAGGCCCGCGACGCTGTCACGGGCGAAGCAAGCGCTGCGTCACTCGACCTTGACCTTGCGGGGTTTGGTCGCTTTTTCGAGCTTGTTGTACTCGAATTCCGGCACCGACTTCAGCGCATCTTTCGTTGCGCCGGCGAGGAACAGATTGCCGTCGCGAATCTCGAAATGGTCGACCGGGATCGCCACATAATGCTTGCCCATGCCGAGGAAGCCGCCCACCGACACCACCGCGTAAGTCGCCTTGCGATCAGGCGCGATGATCACGTCATAGATGTTGCCGATCTTGTCGTTCAGGTCGTTGTAGACCGGTTCATCGACGAGCGCGCGGCGCACGCTCCAGCCTTTGAGCAACGCGTTGGTCTGCTCCACCGTGCCGCCTAGCGGCTGGATGCCAGCGATCTGCGCAAAAGCGCCTTGCGATGCGCAGACGGTGGCGAGAGCGGCAGCGCAAATCAGTGTTTTTGCTTTCAATGTTCACTCCTGGTTGTCTGTCGAACAATCGATTCGTTCAGGAGTGAGCGTGTAGCACGTCACGTGCCCATCAGCGGCGCACACGCGTGACGCTGTGTGCGCGGTCCGTCAGTCAGCGTGCAGTCGATCGAACTCCCATACGCCCGGAAAGCCCATCAGTTCGCACATGTCGGCGAATGGATAAAGCGCCTGCTTCGCACCTTCGGTCCCTTTGAGTTGTTTGATCTCGCCGTACATATCCTTCAGTGCCTTGGCGACGGCGAGAAAGCCCGACGCCGGATAAATCGCAAGCGAGAAGCCCAGCTTCTGCAAGTCTGCCGGTGCGAGTTGCGGCGTGCGGCCGCCTTCAACGACGTTCACGAGCAGCGGCAGGTCGAACGATCGACCGATCTTTTCCAGTTCCTCGACGCTCTCCGGCGATTCGATGAAAATCACATCCGCACCGGCCTTCGCGAACGCTTCGCCGCGGCGCAGGGCTTCGTCGAGTCCGAGGGACGTGCGCGCATCGGTTCGCGCGATGATCTGGAAATTGTTGTCCTGCCGCGCTTGCGCTGCGACCTTGATCTTGCGGACCATGTCGTCGAGCGGGATCACGCGGCGTCCCGGCGTGTGCCCGCATTTCTTCGGGAATTCCTGATCTTCGAGTTGAATGCCCGCCGCGCCGGCCTGCTCGTAGCCGCGCACCGTATGCGCCACGTTCAGCAAGCCGCCATAACCGGTGTCGCCGTCGCAGATCACCGGGGTGCGCGTGCCGCCGCAGAAAGCGGCCACGCGGTTGACCATGTCGGTGTACGTGGCGAGACCAGCATCGGGCAGGCCGAGATAGGACGCCACGGTGCCGAAGCCCGTCATGTACAGGCAGTCGAAGCCCATCGAGTCGGCCATCTTCGCGGAGATCATGTCGAAGATGCCGGGTGCGACCAGAATGTCCGGCTGCGCAAGGCGCGCGCGAAGCGCCTGACGGACGGAGGGCTGGCTGTCGTCGTTTATTGAGGTCATATCGTTTCCATACGGTCAGTGTTGCGACCAGCGTCGCAGCGAGGTTATCGGATCAGCGCGGCAGCGAGGAGCGGGCGAGCGCTGCATCCGTTTGCGGTTCAGGCTCGGGCGCGATCTCTTCGAGCGAGCGCTGATTCGTTTCGATGCCGAACACCGCCAGCACCAGCGCCATCACGATCAGCACGCCGACGATCACGGACAGCACGTCCTTCACGCCGCCCGCTGCATACATGACCACCACCAGTTGCGGCGCGAGAATGCCGGTAATGCGGCCCGCGCATCCGGCAATGCCATTGGCGCGCATGCGGTTCTCTGTGGCGAACAGTTCGGGAATGTAGGTGGCGACGCCGAGCGCGACCATCAGATACGTGAGCGTGAACAGGCAGAAGCCGAGCAATGTCGCCATTTCGAAACTGGTGGAATGGCCATACAGCCAGCCGACCACGGCCGCGATCGCGGCGACGGCGATCAGGCCGTTCCTGCGTCCGACCCGGTCCGCGATCAGCACGCCGAGTAGCGCGCCCGCCGGTCCGCCCAGCGACATCAGCGTCGTATAACCCAGCGACGACGCCATTGCGAGGCCCTGTTTCATCAGGAACGTCGGCACCCATACGATGAAGCCGTAGATCACCACATTCACGCCGATCTGCACGCAGACGGATAGCAGCGTACGGCGCAGTTGCGCGCCCTTGAACAGTTCGACGAGCGTGGTCGGGCGTGTGGCGATCCGCGCGGATTCCACGATCGGCGCAAGCGGCTGCCCTTGCGCGGATTCAGCTTCGGCGGCACGCAGGATCGCTTCGGCTTCGTCGTAGCGTCCTTTTGATTCGAGCCAGCGCGGCGACTCCGGCATTTTCTTGCGGATCACCCAGACGCCCAGCGCGCCGACGCCGACGATCGCGAACATGGCACGCCAGCCGATGGTCGGAATGATGAGGTAGCCGAGGAACGTCGAAAAGAAGAGGGCGGAATTCGTGATCAACGACAGATAGGCCGACCATTTGCCGCGCACCGCAGGCGGAATGAATTCGCCCACCGACCCATAGCCGACGACGATCTCCGCGCCGAGCCCGAGGCCCATGAAAAAGCGGCACACGATCAGCCACGTCATGTTCGGCGCAACGGCGCCCGCAATCGACGCGAGGCCGAAGATGGCCAGATTGAACTGATAGGTAAATTTGCGCCCTTTGGCATCGCCGAGCATGCCCGCGGTGAACGCGCCGACGAGCATGCCGATGAACGTCGACGACAGGAACGCGGCATTCAGTTGCATCGTCGACCAGCCGCTTCGGGTCAGCGCACCGAGCACGCCGCCGGCGAGATAAATGTCGAACGAGTCGAGAAACATTCCGCCACCGATCAACCACAAAATCCGTCGGTGAAAGCGCGAAATGGGTAGCCTGTCCAGCCGGGGCCCTGCGTTGACCGTGCTCAGCATGTCTTTGTCTCCCAAACAACGTCGTTACAGTCGTCTTGCGACTTTTATGGTTGCTACGGTAACTACGTGCGGTGATTACGGTGATTCGAATGCCTCGTTGCTGCTTTTCCCTGACTCGCGCTGTCTGCTCAGGCAGGCCGATGCTCGTCGGCATACCGGCCGAGCACGGCCTGTTGTGCGCCCAGAATGTGGCAACGCGTGATGGCTTCAGCCCACGCGGCATTGCGCTGCTCCAGTGCGAGGACGAGATCGACGTGCTGACGCGCGCTGCGCTCGCGGTCCGCATCGCTATAGGTGACGAACGTCCATTTGATGAGCGGCGTCTCTTTCATCGATCGCAATGAACGGTCGAGCCGCGTGTTGTCCGCGGCAGCGGTGATGATGGCGTGGAATTCGCCGTTCGCAGCGAACCACGCGTCGGTCGATTCGGGTGTGGACGGCGAGCGCGTGATCGACACCATCGCGTCCGCGAGCGCGCGCAGACGGTCCAGATCGGGCGCGCCAATTTTTAGCGCGGCCCGCCCGGCAAGAAACGGCTCGATCAGGAGGCGCGCTTCGAAGATTTCGCGCGCGTCCTGCAACGTCCACGCTTTCACGCGTACGCCGTAATTGGGCCGCGTTTCGACCCAGCCTTCGGCGTCGAGGCGACGTAGCGCCTCGCGCACCGGTGTACGGCTCACGCCGAGGCTTTTTGCCAACTGCTCTTCGCGAAGATATTGGCCCGCGCCGAACTGATTGCCGGCCAGCGCTTCCTTGATCGCGACGTAGACATCGTCGGCGGACCGTGCGGGCGGCATTGTATGCAAAAGTGCTTCGCTCTCGGCCATTGCAATCATCTAACGGTGCTGGATGAGATGATTGTATGCAATGTTTGCAGATTTGCTGCTCCGTGGTTTCCCCTGGTTGGTCAGGTTCTTTTGGGGAGGAGCGTCCGGCGTCCGGCGTCACGCGTCACGCGTCACGCTTCGCGGCGCCGCATCTGCTCGCGAATGGCGTCGACGAAGCGTTCTGCGCTCCATCCGTCCTTCAGTGCCTGCCTGAACAAGGTCTGCTGACTTTGCGGAGCAAGACCACCCAGCGGCGGATCGCGGTCGAGGTTGGTCGGAAACGGATAGCCGTCGGCGCACGATGCGATGACCAGGTCCGCTTCATCGAACGTGATCGCGTGGCTACGCCGCAGATCGATCAGCACGGGATACAGCACCTCGCACATCTTCGTGCGGTTCAGCGACTCCATTGCCCGGCCGTACGCCGATGAAATCTGCAACAGATTGGCCATGCGCTGCACGTTCGCAGTCCGGTTCGATCCGGCGGCATGAAAGAGTGCGGGACTAAAAAATAGCGCGTCGCCCTTTTCGAGCGGCAACTGCACGTAGTGCGTCTCGAAGTAGTCGCGGAAATCCTGGCGGCGCCACGCGAGGTAGCCCTCGGGATAGCGCTGCGAAAACGGCAAGAGCTTGGTGGGCCCGCTCGCGACCGGCATGTCGCCGTGCGCAATCGCGCCCTGCAGCGTGAGGAAGGGCGTCATGGCATGGACATGCGCCGGATAGCGCTCGGCTTGCCCGACGCTCTGGAATCCCAGGTGGTATCCCGGTGCGCCTGCTGCGCCTCGCCGCCAGGACGCACGACGTTCACCTGTGACGTCATCTGGAAGTGCGGGCCGAGCCACGCTTCGGCTATCGCGCACAGCACGGGATTCGCGAAGTAGCGCGTGAACACCCGCGGCGCGTGCAGGCACAGTTTCTCCTGCGCATTCCAGATCCGGTCGTTCGCGCCTGCTTTGGCGAAATGGTCCGCCGCGGCGCTCCCGGCGTCGCGCTCATCACGGATGATGGATTCGAACACCCTGGTTGCTTCGTCCACGGGCGAGGTGTCCGCGTACGCATGCTTGAGCACCAGCACGCCGGCGCCTGTTTTCAGCACGCGCGCCCATTCGGCCTGCAAATCGGCGCGCTGCGACGCGTCCTTGATGACGTCGCCGAGACTTTGGCAGTCATAAAGCGGTACGCAGCTGGTGATGGCACTCGCGAACGGGAGGCTGGTGTCGTGCGGACCTGGTTCGAGTGAAGCGACGAAATCCGTGAGCTGGCAATCCCGCTCGCGATACCACGGGCGAGCCCGTCCGTTTTCTGGCGGGACAAGAGCGTTCATGACGACTCCTCATTCGACGGCAACTCAGCTGGTTTCCGCCGCCGGCACCCGTTTGCGCTGACGTTCGAGTGTCTGCCGATAAATGCCCGGCACCGCGGCCAGTTCGGCGGGCGAGCCATCCTGCACGACACGGCCGCGATTGAGTACCACGATACGGTCGAAGTTCTGCAATGTCGACAGGCGGTGCGCGATCGCCACCACGGTGCGGTTTTTCATCAGACGTTCCAGCGCGGTCTGAATCGCGATTTCCGACGCCGTGTCTAGCGCGGAAGTGGCCTCGTCGAGCAACAGGATAGGCGAGTCCTTCAGGATAGCGCGTGCAATGGCGATCCGCTGACGCTGTCCGCCCGAGAGCTTCATGCCGCGATCGCCGGCGATGGTGTTGAGGCCGGCCGGCATCGTAGATAGAAAGTCCGTGCAGTTCGCGTCGTCGCATGCGCGGCGCACCTCTTCCTCGGTGGCGTCCGGGCAGCCGTAGCGGATGTTGTCGAGCAACGAGCGGTGAAACAGCGTGACGTC includes:
- a CDS encoding GntR family transcriptional regulator → MAESEALLHTMPPARSADDVYVAIKEALAGNQFGAGQYLREEQLAKSLGVSRTPVREALRRLDAEGWVETRPNYGVRVKAWTLQDAREIFEARLLIEPFLAGRAALKIGAPDLDRLRALADAMVSITRSPSTPESTDAWFAANGEFHAIITAAADNTRLDRSLRSMKETPLIKWTFVTYSDADRERSARQHVDLVLALEQRNAAWAEAITRCHILGAQQAVLGRYADEHRPA
- a CDS encoding substrate-binding domain-containing protein, translated to MTHNMRRRVLLAGTLAAAGLMGSANAGARPGGKLNIALILKSLGDPFTAAMQGAAQNYHEHYASQFDLTVRGTATEKQTDAQIHMVEDMIRARMDAIVVAATDSKALTPVVARAVKAGIIVIAIDNPLDDASQAAAGVSVPFVGPNNHNGALQVGNYLATKLKAGDMVGIVEGNSADRNAQQRTAGCKDAMNAAGLRIAAVEAADWDYAKGRDVAGKMLSDTPRIRGLLCGNDNMAMGAVDAVRDAGRTGDVYITGYNDIEAIKPLIADGRVLATMNQFAERQAVFGLDVALKAVTEQRKQSDLSRRIETPLQLVTAPNH
- a CDS encoding isocitrate lyase/PEP mutase family protein, producing MTSINDDSQPSVRQALRARLAQPDILVAPGIFDMISAKMADSMGFDCLYMTGFGTVASYLGLPDAGLATYTDMVNRVAAFCGGTRTPVICDGDTGYGGLLNVAHTVRGYEQAGAAGIQLEDQEFPKKCGHTPGRRVIPLDDMVRKIKVAAQARQDNNFQIIARTDARTSLGLDEALRRGEAFAKAGADVIFIESPESVEELEKIGRSFDLPLLVNVVEGGRTPQLAPADLQKLGFSLAIYPASGFLAVAKALKDMYGEIKQLKGTEGAKQALYPFADMCELMGFPGVWEFDRLHAD
- a CDS encoding MFS transporter, which gives rise to MLSTVNAGPRLDRLPISRFHRRILWLIGGGMFLDSFDIYLAGGVLGALTRSGWSTMQLNAAFLSSTFIGMLVGAFTAGMLGDAKGRKFTYQFNLAIFGLASIAGAVAPNMTWLIVCRFFMGLGLGAEIVVGYGSVGEFIPPAVRGKWSAYLSLITNSALFFSTFLGYLIIPTIGWRAMFAIVGVGALGVWVIRKKMPESPRWLESKGRYDEAEAILRAAEAESAQGQPLAPIVESARIATRPTTLVELFKGAQLRRTLLSVCVQIGVNVVIYGFIVWVPTFLMKQGLAMASSLGYTTLMSLGGPAGALLGVLIADRVGRRNGLIAVAAIAAVVGWLYGHSTSFEMATLLGFCLFTLTYLMVALGVATYIPELFATENRMRANGIAGCAGRITGILAPQLVVVMYAAGGVKDVLSVIVGVLIVMALVLAVFGIETNQRSLEEIAPEPEPQTDAALARSSLPR
- a CDS encoding methylated-DNA--[protein]-cysteine S-methyltransferase, coding for MTYAYTLMDSPVGQLKLVARGDRLAAVLWENDKPNRVRLGTMVEANERPVLLDTARQLHEYFAGERQTFDLALDFEGTAFQKKVWAALLTIPFGQTRSYSEIARQIGNLNAVRAVGAANGRNPISIVAPCHRVIGASGELTGFAGGLANKMLLLSLEAGQASLQTAAESPGLAAQPLEKANAQAKVAPTSGRSAKAERAESMRGTQISLFGN
- a CDS encoding leucine-rich repeat-containing protein kinase family protein, translated to MTTTLEQLRAGQLTGARELKLACGLTEFPREIFELADTLEVLDLSGNALRALPDDLPRLGKLRILFASGNPFTELPAVLGQCAQLGMIGFKSNRIRHVPGGALPPQLRWLILTDNEIEVLPQEIGRCAQLQKLMLSGNRLRSLPAQMAACTRLELLRIAANRLDALPDWLLRLPRLAWLAYAGNPFGRTLESAALADTQSASIEWRALAIEQKLGEGASGVIYRARLADGGSDKSRPVAVKLFKGAVTSDGLPDCEMAACIRAGDHPNLIPVAGKVANHPAATHGLVMELIDPHFRNLAGPPSFASCTRDIYAPGTRLSVAAVLDMAHGIADAARHLHRQGIVHGDLYAHNILYDDRGHALLGDFGAASFHAVRDQETSHALQRIEVRAYGCLLEELIERCDAPDAQADVMTELAALKDRCLSEDVASRPLPDEIVSALLALKVH
- a CDS encoding PRC-barrel domain-containing protein, coding for MKAKTLICAAALATVCASQGAFAQIAGIQPLGGTVEQTNALLKGWSVRRALVDEPVYNDLNDKIGNIYDVIIAPDRKATYAVVSVGGFLGMGKHYVAIPVDHFEIRDGNLFLAGATKDALKSVPEFEYNKLEKATKPRKVKVE